CATGAATTATATCAAAGAAACGGACGGTATTTGCAAGGTGCATCAGTCATTAACGAAAAACACGTATTGAATGAAAGTAGATGGGCTGACCAAGTGGCAGTTTGCGGCTATTTTATGGATAGTAAATACATACAACAAATAGCAACGTCAAACGGTAAATCCATTCGTGACGGTGACTATCAGGCAACATATTTCGAAACTGATGATGGCTCACATAAGGGTCGTCTAGAGCGTTATCGTTATTTTGGAATACCAATGTCAGCAATGGTTACAGAGCCGGGTGTATGCGATAACTTAATATCCATATGGTGTATTTCTGCTACTAATGGAGCTTTTAATGCTATACGTCTTGAGCCATCTTTAAGCAATGTAGCATTAGCGGGCGCTGAAATGGCGATTGAATCAGTAGAGTCAAATGTGCCTGCAAGTATGCTAAGTTATAGCAGGGTAAGAAAAAGGCTCGAGGATGCAAATGCTGTATTGTATAGATACTTTGATGGAAAGGGTGTGTGATTATGAAATGGATAAGCAAAAATGGAAGCGTCAAATCAAATACAAGTTGTGATACATCAATTTTATCAAATTACATCAATTTACATGGTGCAGGCGTTGCAATTTCATCGCCTGATGGTACTCATGGTCCTACCGAAATCGTAGTAAGTCAAGATGGGTGGGCATTTTTAGAATTGGATTTATCCCAACTTGGTGAGCAAGTAATGCAAGTTAACGCAAATGGCTGGTACGTTTTAGATGATTTATATATTTTTGCACCGAGCGGCGAATATCCGATAGACAATATTATTAGCGTTACAACTAAACCAAACGGCGCAGGCCGTGAGATTGTTTCAAACATATCATTATCTAACATTAATAATCATAAAGAGTCTATTAAAGCAGTATCTATGTATGATAAGCCCATTAGAGCACCATTTTTGTATTTTAACTTAACTGGTTCTGCTAAAGTAGGCAAGGTGTTAGCAGTTTTTACAGGTAAAGTATTGACTAGCCAAACGCCTATTTCTACCAATTATGATAAAAGAAATATTTAATTCCACTGAATATAGTCAGTTCACAATAAAATTAGTACAGCCCATATCATGAAACAGTTTAGGTAAATCATTCTCCATCCAACTTTGGCGTAGAAATTTTGCCTGTGCCCACTTTTTCTCGATGGGATTTAGATCAGGATTGTAAGGTGGCAACCAAAAAATACGATGTCCATGCCTATTCAGTAGCTTTTGAATGTATTTGCTCTTATGAAATCTAGAATTATCTATAACAATCATGCATTTAGTCTTAAGGCTTGAGATCAACGTGTGTTTGCACCAATGATAAAATATGCTGCTATTAATGTTTTTCTCAAAGTAATCAAGCGCAAACAGCATTTTTTCATAGAGCGTACCAATGACATTAGTACGCTTTTTTGCTTGCCAGTTTGTAGCGATCAATACCAGGTTTACCGATAGGTGCATATCCGTAAGGTCTTATGGTTACAGCCTCAAAGCCACTTTTATCCATAAAAATAATGGGAAAGCCTTGCTGCGTAAAGCTAACAGGCTTATTCTGTTATATTGCCCTTTTTATTGCCCTTTTTATTGGACAGGTTTTTGGATGCTATAAGGTCTTTTTTTTGACTGAGTCCAAGACGCTTTAAAGCAGTGTGTATGCCTGTCTTACTACAGTTAAAGCGCCTAGCTCGTTCTGAACCGTCCCGACTTTATCGGAGGTTGATTTACTTGAGTCAGGCAGCTATGCCTAACAGGGTTAAACTATCATAATACCGCTTTTCAAATTCAAAAGGCGATACATAACCAATCGTGCTATGCAGTCGTGTTTTGTTAAACCAGTCTGCCCATTCAAGGATTGCCAGTTCAATCTCATTTACGCCAGTCCAGTTCTGCTTTAAATAATGAATCACCTCAGGCTTATAAAGGCCATTAACCGTTTCAGCTAATGCATTGTCATACGAATCACTAGTTGTGCCGACAGAAGCGATAATGTCAGAGTCAGTCATACTAGTAGTGTAGTGGATAGACAAATACTGCACTCCTCTATCGCTATGATGAATTACATCCTTGGCCTTGCTTTTACCGCGCCAAATGCCTTGCAATTGATACTGTCTCACTATCGTTCAATGGTACAACGAGCAACACATATTCCATCAGCTTTCATCTGTTGCCAGCCTTTACGCACACCATAACGGAATTTACTGTCCTGCCAGATACCTTTAATCTTACTGATATAGAAATCGTCATGCTAACTACGCAATGAGCGCTTTTCAGGGCAATCTTCTAAGTCCTTAATACGCTGATAGATAGATGGGTCAATCGGTAGTACCTTACAGATTGGCTCGATCCCATAAAAATGCTTGTTGTCGTCAATAAACTGAACCATTATCTCATTTAGCGGTCTAGCTCTTTAATACGTTGCTCTTGGCTTTGAGATTGTACTTAGGAAGGAATGGTTTGGTCTATGTGCTTCTTGTGCCATGATCGTAAGGTTTCAGGCGTGCAGCCAATTTTAGATGAGATAGCTTGAATGTCTAACCATGTGGAGGGGTAGTCGCTTGATGCTTCAATCAGCATGCGAACGGCGCGTTCTTTAATCTCAGGAGTGTAGGTTTGTCTTTTCATTGTCGTACTCTCTCAGAATATTAAGTCTCCGACAATACCGGGGCGGTTAATAAGTTAAAAAGCAGCATTTATTTATGATAATCAGAGAGTATTATGAATTAGATGCTGAACTATCAAGTTATTAAGACGGGAGAAATCGAGGTGTTAATGACTGGAAAAAATGCTGTAAGAGAAGTGATCTTACAGCTCAATTCTCTTACAATGAAATCAAGAAACGCTGTAGTATTGCTCATCTAGGGTATTAATTGAATAATACTAGCCAGCAAGAATATGGCCAGACTTATTAGAGAAACTTGTGGTATCGTCTGTCGTTAGGTTCAGATTACTATGTTGTTATTAACGACAGTGTTATAATCTTATAAGGGAGTTATTTACAGTATTGTTTAATCTCTATCTTATACTGTGAATTTTGTAATAAGTCTAATAAATATGAAAAAAATAACTATCGTAGGTACAGGGTACGTTGGTCTATCGAATGCTTTGTTACTTGCACAACAGCATACAGTGATAGCTTTAGATATTAACGAAAATAAAATCAATAGAACTAATCAGCGACAGTCGCTTATCGATGACAAAGAAATAGAAAACTTTCTAGTTCGTAAAGAGTTGGATTTATTTGCGGCGACAGATAAGGTACAAGCTTATACAGATGCTGATTATGTATTAATAGCAACTTCTACGAACTATGATACAGATACCAACTCTTTTGATATCGTAGCGTCGAGGCAGTAATCAACGACGTATTGGCAGTTAATGCTGGTACTCTTATTATCATAAAATCTACTATTCCAGTTGGCTTTACGCAAAAAATGAAGAGGAAGCTCGGCATAGATAACCTTATCTTAGCTCCTGAGTTTCTGCGAGAAGGTAAAGCACTGTATGATAAGCTGTATCCCTCACATATTATCGTTGGTTAGCAGTCAGAGCGGGCTGCAGCCTGTGCAGTTAAAGAAGACATTGATATTTTATTCACCAATAGCGTTGAAGCAGAAGCTATCAAGTTATTTGCCAATACTTATCTTGCTCTGCGCGTCTCTTACTTTAATGAGCTTGATACTTATGCAGTTGTGCATGGTTTAGATACTGAGCAAATCATCAAAGGCGTTTGTTTAGATCCAAGGATAGGAGATTTTTATAACAATCCCTCCTTTGGTCATGGTGGTTACTGTCTACCTAATGATACGTAGCAGCTATTGGTTAATTATGAAAATGTACCGCAGAATTTAATACAAGCTGTGGTTCCATCAAACGATACTTGTAAAGAATTTATCGCTAATGATATAGTGTCGAGTAATCCAAAGGTCGTTGGTATTTATCGTTTAATAATGAAAGCGGGCTCTTATAATTTCCGTGCTTTAGCGATTCAAGGTATTATCAAACATTTAAAGCTATTAGGTACTACTGTCATTATTTATGAGCTTAAGCCTGATGAAGATAACTTCTTAGGTTGTAATATGATTAATGACTTAGATATTTTTAAAAGTAGGTCAGACGTTATAGTAGCCAATCGTATCTCAGAAGAATTAGAAGATAGCTTAGATAAAATGTATACGCCAGATCTATCAGGTTCAGACTATTAATTAGGCTTAAATTTGAAATACTTTACCTACGTTAGAGACAAGCAGTTTGCTCATGCGCTAGCAACTTTAAGCCCTAGGATACGCTATATTAGTGCTAAGCGACGTTGGTATGCAGCGCGCTTAGGCTTGTATAGTACTATTTCAAAAAAATCGTCATGGTTACTAGTAAAGACGCCAAGGCATACATTAGTGTCTACTATAGCCAATATTAAGCGTCGAAACTTAACCGAAAATATGGCTAAAAGCCATATAGAGCATATCTTATATCGTAAACGCTACCGCCAGTTTCATAATGAATTTATTAAAGAAATAATATCCTTCTATCCTGAAATGATATTTAATTTTTTAAAAGCGCAGAAAGAAAAGTCAGGTATGTTAGATATATCCTATTATCAGGGGCTATATATTGCGCTTTTACAGCAGTATTACCCACTAGATACTAACATCAATAATTATTTAAGTAGTTTTTTATCATACCAAGCAGATAATGAGTATACAGATAAAAGATGTCTCTACAATAATATAGCACTTCATATGCCACTGGCTAAGCTTTCCAATTTAAATCAAATTTTTACTCATCATCAGCTTAGTCATATACAACTGTTCGATGAGCATCAGCAATTCATGGTAACCAATTTAAGTGCAGTAGAGCAGCAGAAAAAGTTACAAGATAATAATCAGCTGCATAAAGTGACCGTTATGATCACTACTTATAATGCCAGCGAAACGATAGATAGCTGTATTCATAGCCTACTACAGCAGACATGGCAAGATTTAGAAATAATAGTGGTTGATGATGCCAGTACCGATGATACCTTACTGCGTTTGCAGCACCTAAGTGCTCACAATACCGCTATAAAAGTTATTTCTCTACCAAAAAATACAGGTACATTTGCTGCCAAAAGCATTGGTGCACAATATGCGACAGGTGAATTTTTAACCTGTCAAGATTCTGATGATTGGGCACATCCACAAAAAATAGCAGAGCAAGTGCGGCCATTGATAGAAGACGCTAGTATCATTGCCACGACATCCCATTGGTTGAGATTAGATCATGATGGTCAATATTATGTACGTCAAATATATCCCTTTCTGCGTCAAAACCCAGCTTCGCCTATGTTTCGTTTGCAAACAGTTAAACAAGAGA
This region of Psychrobacter sp. JCM 18902 genomic DNA includes:
- a CDS encoding glycosyltransferase family 2 protein, producing the protein MSTIANIKRRNLTENMAKSHIEHILYRKRYRQFHNEFIKEIISFYPEMIFNFLKAQKEKSGMLDISYYQGLYIALLQQYYPLDTNINNYLSSFLSYQADNEYTDKRCLYNNIALHMPLAKLSNLNQIFTHHQLSHIQLFDEHQQFMVTNLSAVEQQKKLQDNNQLHKVTVMITTYNASETIDSCIHSLLQQTWQDLEIIVVDDASTDDTLLRLQHLSAHNTAIKVISLPKNTGTFAAKSIGAQYATGEFLTCQDSDDWAHPQKIAEQVRPLIEDASIIATTSHWLRLDHDGQYYVRQIYPFLRQNPASPMFRLQTVKQESGLWHIVRTGADSEFFERLKLIYGNESIVVIKKPLTIASHRPNSLMTSEQFGIYNRTAALARLDYWEAWRLWHIDKLHQKACLVMPSVEKQANAPQALFVGIPDSIQVDMLNLKENLATHIVLSKL
- a CDS encoding transposase is translated as MHLSVNLVLIATNWQAKKRTNVIGTLYEKMLFALDYFEKNINSSIFYHWCKHTLISSLKTKCMIVIDNSRFHKSKYIQKLLNRHGHRIFWLPPYNPDLNPIEKKWAQAKFLRQSWMENDLPKLFHDMGCTNFIVN